The Humulus lupulus chromosome 4, drHumLupu1.1, whole genome shotgun sequence genome has a window encoding:
- the LOC133832339 gene encoding uncharacterized protein LOC133832339 codes for MVLESGVIHFDKKPVILRPWSSDVETIRSVKSVLVWIRLPGLGLQYWGVNCMSALVSTIGTPIVVDKVTKARTMIKFARILVDMEIAEHIPMHIHYLNERGQILEQAIEYEWLPTKCTNCKKLGHTTAVCKHSPTVIKKNSEPSIQPNPVTTIVNEPDAATPISRNQSQQETTGVTKQGGTQSDPSGSKWVTPRKVGMKKSAGKPQTEMHRNSFNILQQTVLDVCRKNKVGIGALIETKLKGDRIRDLMNSSFVGWNYYSSIGVEGRILLIWKAHMMKIEVIQETSQLLHCRVSLVSVNLTYCLSVIYGSSQLETRKSLWSDLANVQRPVTPWLIMGDFNAVFYTDDRLGGRSMLKIWRMLAIGWLWERLQK; via the exons ATGGTGCTTGAATCTGGAGTGATTCACTTTGACAAAAAGCCAGTAATTCTCAGACCTTGGTCTTCAGATGTTGAAACTATAAGGTCAGTTAAATCTGTCCTTGTTTGGATTCGTTTACCAGGTCTTGGGCTGCAATATTGGGGTGTTAATTGCATGAGTGCTCTAGTTAGCACGATTGGCACCCCTATTGTGGTAGAtaaggtcacaaaagcaaggactatgatcaaatttgCTAGAATCTTAGTTGATATGGAGATTGCTGAACATATTCCTATGCATATCCACTATCTAAATGAGAGAGGTCAGATTTTGGAGCAAGCCATTGAGTATGAGTGGCTCCCCACTAAGTGTACTAACTGTAAGAAATTGGGTCATACCACTGCTGTCTGTAAGCATTCCCCAACTGTTATAAAGAAGAACTCAGAGCCTTCAATCCAGCCTAATCCTGTTACTACAATAGTTAATGAACCTGATGCTGCTACTCCAATTAGTAGAAACCAGAGCCAACAAGAGACTACTGGGGTTACAAAGCAGGGAGGAACTCAATCTGACCCTAGTGGATCTAAATGGGTTACCCCTCGAAAGGTTGGAATGAAGAAGTCTGCTGGTAAACCTCAAACTGAAATGCATAggaattcatttaatattttacAG CAAACAGTTCTTGATGTTTGCAGGAAGAATAAAGTTGGTATTGGAGCTTTGATTGAAACAAAATTAAAAGGGGATAGAATAAGGGATCTTATGAATTCATCATTTGTTGGTTGGAATTATTATAGCAGCATTGGTGTGGAGGGACGGATTTTACTCATTTGGAAAGCCCATATGATGAAGATAGAAGTCATTCAGGAAACTTCTCAACTGCTTCATTGCAGAGTTTCTCTAGTTAGTGTGAACTTGACTTATTGCCTATCAGTTATCTATGGCTCTAGTCAGCTGGAGACAAGAAAGAGTTTATGGTCTGACTTAGCTAATGTTCAGAGACCGGTTACCCCTTGGCTCATTATGGGAGATTTTAATGCAGTCTTCTATACTGATGATCGTCTTGGTGGAAGATCtatgttaaagatatggaggatgCTCGCCATTGGTTGGCTTTGGGAGAGGCTACAGAAATGA